From the genome of Vulpes lagopus strain Blue_001 chromosome 2, ASM1834538v1, whole genome shotgun sequence, one region includes:
- the LOC121477060 gene encoding 60S acidic ribosomal protein P0-like, whose amino-acid sequence MEPTQVQQIHAALGGKAGRLRAKNPGGGLCVTKEGPAEVGDALLATEALAALVLGPAPLQVTVSAQGTGLGPGKTSCLQALGVSIRIPGHHHEAGSRPRPDAKWGPAKPHCWAPAFCPGLRADHPQVVDSGSISRPEVLGTAEGAAFPPRRASAMRPHPPAGVPGGCRVLACLWGMKPPSLAEEVKARLAEPSAPVAAAPVVVDPARVKTKGGCGAQSDRVTSQISETRKQRPFPSQGSEQRLLMVRDRRMG is encoded by the exons ATGGAGCCCACGCAGGTGCAGCAGATCCACGCGGCCCTCGGCGGGAAGGCTGGGAGGCTGCGGGCCAAGAACCCCGGG GGTGGGCTTTGTGTCACCAAGGAGGGCCCCGCTGAGGTGGGGGACGCGCTGCTGGCCACCGAGGCGCTAGCTGCCCTCGTGCTGGGGCCAGCGCCCCTGCAAGTCACTGTGTCAGCCCAGGGCACTGGTCTGGGGCCCGGGAAGACCTCCTGCCTCCAAGCTTTGGGCGTCAGCATTAGGATCCCCGGGCACCACCACGAGGCGGGCAGCCGACCAAGGCCAGACGCTAAGTGGGGGCCCGCGAAGCCACACTGCTGGGCACCCGCCTTCTGCCCCGGGCTTCGGGCTGATCACCCGCAGGTGGTTGACAGCGGCAGCATCTCCCGCCCTGAAGTGCTTGGCACCGCAGAGGGAGCTGCATTTCCGCCCCGGAGGGCTTCTGCCATGCGGCCCCATCCTCCCGCAGGCGTCCCCGGGGGTTGCCGGGTCCTGGCTTGTCTTTGGGGAATGAAGCCACCTTCCCTTGCTGAAGAGGTCAAGGCCCGCTTGGCCGAGCCGTCCGCCCCTGTGGCGGCTGCCCCTGTGGTCGTGGACCCGGCCAGAGTCAAAACAAAGGGGGGTTGCGGGGCCCAGAGCGACCGGGTCACCAGCCAGATTTCTGAAACCAGGAAGCAAAggcccttcccctcccagggAAGCGAGCAGCGGCTCCTTATGGTTCGGGACAGACGAATGGGTTGA
- the ISL2 gene encoding insulin gene enhancer protein ISL-2 — protein MGDPPKRKPGTALCVGCGSRIHDPFLLRVSPDLEWHAACLKCAECSQYLDETCTCFVRDGKTYCKRDYARLFGIKCAKCQVGFSSSDLVMRARDRVYHVECFRCSVCSRQLLPGDEFSLREHELLCRADHGLLLERAAAGSPHSPGPLPGARGLHLPEPTAARQPSLRPHVHKPAEKTTRVRTVLNEKQLHTLRTCYAANPRPDALMKEQLVEMTGLSPRVIRVWFQNKRCKDKKKSILMKQLQQQQHNDKTSLQGLTGTPLVAGSPIRHESAVQGSAVEVQTYQPPWKALSEFALQSDLDQPAFQQLVSFSESGSLGNSSGSDVTSLSSQLPDTPNSMVPSPVET, from the exons ATGGGGGACCCTCCCAAGA GGAAGCCCGGGACCGCCCTGTGCGTGGGCTGCGGGAGCCGGATCCACGACCCGTTCCTCCTGCGGGTGTCGCCGGACCTGGAGTGGCACGCCGCCTGCCTCAAGTGCGCCGAGTGCAGCCAGTACCTGGACGAGACCTGCACGTGCTTCGTGAGGGACGGGAAGACCTACTGCAAGCGGGACTACGCCAG GCTGTTCGGCATCAAGTGCGCCAAGTGCCAGGTGGGCTTCAGCAGCAGCGACCTGGTGATGCGCGCGCGGGACCGCGTGTACCACGTCGAGTGCTTCCGCTGCTCCGTGTGCAGCCGCCAGCTGCTGCCCGGCGACGAGTTCTCGCTGCGGGAGCACGAGCTGCTGTGCCGCGCGGACCACGGCCTCCTGCTGGAGCGCGCGGCGGCCGGCAGCCCGCACAGCCCCGGCCCGCTCCCCGGCGCCCGCGGCCTGCACCTGCCAG AGCCCACGGCCGCCCGGCAGCCCTCGCTGCGCCCGCACGTGCACAAGCCGGCGGAGAAGACGACCCGCGTGCGGACGGTGCTCAACGAGAAGCAGCTGCACACCCTGCGGACCTGCTACGCCGCCAACCCGCGGCCCGACGCGCTCATGAAGGAGCAGCTGGTGGAGATGACAGGCCTGAGCCCGCGGGTCATCCGCGTCTGGTTCCAGAACAAGCGGTGCAAGGACAAGAAGAAGTCCATCCTCATgaagcagctgcagcagcagcagcacaacGACAAGACG agcctccagggaTTGACGGGGACGCCCCTGGTGGCGGGCAGCCCCATCCGCCACGAGAGCGCCGTGCAGGGCAGCGCCGTGGAGGTGCAGACCTACCAGCCCCCGTGGAAAGCCCTCAGCGAGTTCGCCCTGCAGAGCGACCTGGACCAACCCGCCTTCCAGCAGCTG GTCTCCTTCTCCGAGTCTGGCTCGCTGGGCAATTCCTCGGGCAGCGACGTGACCTCCCTGTCCTCGCAGCTGCCCGACACCCCCAACAGCATGGTGCCGAGTCCCGTGGAGACGTGA